Proteins from a single region of Budorcas taxicolor isolate Tak-1 chromosome 7, Takin1.1, whole genome shotgun sequence:
- the ARMC6 gene encoding armadillo repeat-containing protein 6: MPPEPSLRAAIGCPWPHVEEIKMASKRITQETFDAAVRENIQEFEMGPEEAVREAVEQFESQGVDLSNIVKMTPKVSADGPQDPIHDILQALDDLQESVARSHPQEVSAHLARFCEQCKQEKACRFLAAEKGAYSILLEAWKLAAAGDQGLLLQALSALSALTDGQPDLLDTQGLQLLVATLSHHADSARVTCSGIRCVRHACLKHERNRQRLVKAGVLPLLTGAIARHSHCADVVREACGALRVMTFDDDIRVPFGHAHDHAKMIVQENGGLKVLIEAAKVFPDNPSILSELCSTLSRLAVRNEFCQEVVDLGGLSVLMALLADCSDHQELVKQVLSALRAIAGNDDVKDAIVRAGGTASIVAAMTRHLASAQVCEQSCAALCVLALRKPANSRVIMEGGGAQAALQAMKAHPQEAGVQKQACMLIRNLVARSEAFSQPILDLGAEALISRARAAHRDCEDVAKAALRDLGCHVELRELWTGKKGDLAP, from the exons ATGCCACCTGAACCAAG CTTGAGAGCAGCTATTGGGTGTCCTTGGCCCCACGTGGAGGAGATAAAGATGGCTTCCAAGCGCATCACCCAGGAGACCTTTGACGCAGCTGTTCGCGAGAACATCCAGGAGTTTGAGATGGGGCCGGAGGAGGCGGTGAGAGAGGCCGTGGAGCAGTTTGAATCTCAAG GGGTTGATCTGAGCAACATTGTAAAGATGACCCCAAAAGTCTCTGCGGATGGACCCCAGGATCCCATACATGACATCCTACAG GCCCTGGATGACCTGCAGGAGTCTGTGGCCCGCTCGCACCCCCAGGAGGTGTCCGCACACCTTGCCCGCTTTTGCGAGCAGTGCAAGCAGGAGAAGGCCTGCCGCTTTCTGGCAGCCGAGAAGGGGGCCTACTCCATCCTCCTGGAGGCCTGGAAGTTGGCCGCGGCGGGCGACCAgggcctcctcctccaggccctcAGTGCCCTGTCTGCCCTGACGGATGGCCAGCCCGACCTCCTGGACACCCAGGGCCTGCAGCTGCTCGTGGCCACGCTGTCCCACCATGCTGACTCGGCCCGCGTGACCTGCTCCGGGATCCGCTGTGTGCGCCATGCCTGCCTGAAGCACGAGCGGAACCGGCAGCGCCTGGTGAAGGCCGGCGTGCTGCCCCTGCTGACTGGCGCCATCGCCCGGCACAGCCACTGTGCCGACGTGGTCCGCGAGGCCTGCGGGGCCCTGCGCGTCATGACCTTTGATGACGACATCCGTGTGCCCTTCGGTCATGCCCACGACCACGCCAAGATGATCGTGCAGGAGAATGGAGGCTTAAAGGTGCTCATTGAGGCCGCCAAAG TGTTCCCCGACAATCCCAGCATCCTGAGCGAGCTCTGCAGCACCTTGTCCCGCCTGGCTGTCCGCAACGAGTTCTGCCAGGAGGTCGTCGACCTCGGGGGCCTCAGCGTCCTGATGGCCCTGCTGGCTGACTGCAGTGACCACCAG gagctggtgaagcaGGTGCTGAGTGCTCTGAGGGCCATCGCAGGCAACGATGATGTGAAAGACGCCATCGTCCGCGCCGGTGGGACCGCGTCCATTGTGGCCGCCATGACCCGGCACCTGGCCAGTGCCCAG GTGTGCGAGCAGAGCTGTGCAGCCCTGTGCGTCCTGGCCCTGCGCAAGCCAGCGAACAGCCGCGTCATCATGGAGGGCGGCGGGGCCCAGGCCGCGCTGCAGGCCATGAAGGCCCACCCTCAGGAGGCTGGCGTCCAA AAACAGGCCTGCATGTTGATCCGGAACCTGGTGGCCCGCAGCGAAGCCTTCTCACAGCCCATCCTGGACCTGGGGGCTGAGGCCCTCATCTCGCGAGCCCGAGCCGCCCACCGCGACTGTGAGGATGTGGCCAAGGCCGCCCTGCGGGACCTGGGCTGCCACGTTGAGCTCCGGGAGCTCTGGACTGGCAAGAAGGGCGACCTGGCGCCGTGA